A DNA window from Elephas maximus indicus isolate mEleMax1 chromosome 17, mEleMax1 primary haplotype, whole genome shotgun sequence contains the following coding sequences:
- the LOC126060110 gene encoding olfactory receptor 145-like — protein sequence MATKNSSVREFILAGLTDQPGLQIPLFFLFLCSYVITVVGNLGLITLIGLNSHLHTPMYFFLFNLSLIDFSYSTTITPKMLMSFVSKKNIILHAGCMTQLFFFCFFVVSESFILSAMAYDRYVAICKPLVYTVTMSPKVCFFLLIGVYVMGFLGAMAHTGSIMSLTFCADNLVNHFMCDILPLLDLSCKSTYVNELVVFILVGIDIGMPIVTIFISYALILSSILYISSTEGRYKAFRTCSSHIIVVSLFFGSGAFVYLKPPSLLPLHQGKVSSLFYTIVVPMLNPLIYSLRNKDVKVALRKTLRIKTYS from the coding sequence ATGGCAACCAAGAATTCTTCTGTGAGAGAGTTTATCCTCGCAGGCTTAACGGACCAGCCAGGACTCCAGATTCCTCTCTtcttcctgtttctctgctccTATGTGATCACTGTGGTGGGGAACCTGGGCTTGATTACTCTGATTGGGCTGAACTCTCAcctgcacacacccatgtacttttttctctttaaccTCTCTTTAATAGATTTCTCTTACTCCACTACCATCACCCCCAAAATGCTGATGAGTTTTGTGTCAAAGAAGAACATCATCTTGCACGCAGGGTGTATGACTCAActctttttcttctgcttctttgTTGTGTCTGAGTCCTTCATTCTCTCAGCAATGGCATATGACCGCTATGTTGCCATCTGTAAACCATTGGTGTACACAGTCACCATGTCTCCaaaggtttgttttttccttttgatagGTGTCTATGTGATGGGGTTTTTGGGTGCCATGGCCCATACGGGAAGCATAATGAGTCTGACTTTCTGTGCTGATAACCTTGTCAATCATTTCATGTGTGACATCCTTCCTCTCCTTGATCTCTCCTGCAAAAGCACTTATGTGAATGAGCTGGTGGTATTTATTCTTGTAGGCATTGACATCGGAATGCCTATTGTCACCATCTTCATCTCTTATGCTCTAATACTCTCTAGCATTCTCTATATTAGCTCTACTGAGGGCAGGTACAAAGCCTTTCGTACCTGCAGCTCCCACATAATTGTGGTTTCTCTTTTCTTCGGTTCTGGGGCTTTCGTGTATCTCAAACCACCTTCCCTTTTGCCTCTTCACCAGGGAAAAGTGTCCTCCCTATTTTATACCATTGTGGTGCCAATGTTAAACCCATTAATCTATAGTttgaggaataaggatgtcaaagTTGCCCTGAGGAAAACCTTGAGAATAAAAACATATTCTTGA